One window of the Candidatus Tisiphia endosymbiont of Sialis lutaria genome contains the following:
- the ftsY gene encoding signal recognition particle-docking protein FtsY gives MTSIFTKLKQVLVNSSNKISSGIDQIFYKKKLDEQTLSELEELLISADITASVAIELVNKLRIIKFDKEVSSLVIKEQLANIIEQLLIKASKNFELHDKKLNVILVCGVNGSGKTTTIGKLASIYRKQGKKVAIAACDTFRAAAVNQLSSWADKSGSMFITGEESAEPASVAYLAMQSSIKNDVDILFIDTAGRLHNKKNLMEELAKIVRVIKKIDDKAPHHSILVIDATTGQNIYNQVEQFTAIANITSLIVTKLDGTAKAGVVVGVVQKFALPVCFLGIGEKVDDLKPFDPAAFASSLVGN, from the coding sequence ATGACCTCTATATTTACTAAATTAAAACAGGTATTAGTCAATAGTTCTAATAAAATATCTTCGGGCATTGACCAAATATTTTATAAAAAAAAACTAGATGAGCAAACTTTAAGTGAATTAGAGGAGTTGTTAATATCGGCAGATATAACTGCTTCTGTGGCAATAGAACTGGTCAATAAACTAAGAATTATCAAATTTGATAAAGAAGTAAGTAGCTTGGTAATCAAAGAGCAGCTTGCCAACATTATCGAGCAATTATTGATCAAGGCTAGTAAAAATTTTGAATTACACGATAAAAAGCTTAATGTCATATTAGTCTGTGGCGTTAATGGTTCAGGAAAAACTACCACCATAGGTAAGCTGGCTAGTATTTATCGTAAACAAGGTAAGAAAGTAGCAATTGCCGCTTGTGATACATTTAGAGCCGCCGCTGTCAATCAATTATCTAGCTGGGCTGATAAAAGTGGTTCAATGTTTATCACCGGCGAAGAATCAGCTGAACCTGCTAGTGTTGCTTATCTTGCTATGCAGTCTTCCATAAAAAATGATGTGGATATATTATTTATTGATACAGCTGGTAGGTTACATAACAAGAAGAATTTGATGGAAGAACTTGCCAAAATTGTTAGGGTTATTAAGAAAATTGATGATAAAGCTCCCCACCATAGTATATTAGTAATTGATGCAACTACTGGACAAAATATCTATAACCAAGTCGAGCAATTTACCGCTATTGCTAATATAACAAGTCTGATAGTTACTAAATTAGATGGTACGGCAAAAGCTGGTGTAGTGGTTGGTGTGGTGCAAAAATTCGCCTTACCAGTATGTTTTTTAGGGATAGGAGAGAAGGTAGATGATTTAAAGCCGTTTGATCCGGCTGCATTTGCTAGTAGTTTAGTAGGGAATTAA